The proteins below come from a single Leptotrichia sp. oral taxon 223 genomic window:
- a CDS encoding AAA family ATPase — translation MDIKIKAKLPIGISDFKKIIKNDYYYFDKTNLIESILNDGSEVKLFTRPRRFGKTLNMSMLRYFFDVKNKDENRRLFEGLNISKSEYFYMQGNFPVISISFRNYDEENWENGFKAIKGIVKRLYSDYKFLIEKMDEIEIEEFNSVRRGLDSVEWEASLLNLSKYLYEYYGKKVIVLIDEYDQPIINSYIKGNYEKAISFFKSFYGLVLKDNEYLEMGVMTGILRVAKENIFSGLNNLEVHTILDDEFTEYFGFMEDEVEKALEDFGLEYELKDVQKWYNGYLFGNRKVYNPWSIVNFLKNGNLKPYWVNTSGNALIKLYLKKLRDSIFDDFTKLLNKKSILKIINDNMTFGNLKANFEKNIWNLFFHSGYLTLAEKYNENDVYLKIPNEEILKMFSEMFIEVYFDDYEKFLYMSDALRKGDISNFKKYLKEILLENAGIFDVSGTYKEQFYHGLMLGLVLILKNEYEITSNNFAGKGRYDLLLKPKNILEGKEGIIIELKIINEVKNLNDNKIHEKLEKECEVALKQIDKKEYSSVLKNAGIEKVLKIGIAFMGKEFEIKFERE, via the coding sequence ATGGACATTAAGATTAAAGCAAAACTGCCAATTGGAATATCCGATTTCAAAAAAATTATCAAAAATGACTATTATTATTTTGATAAAACCAATCTAATTGAAAGTATTTTAAATGACGGTTCTGAGGTAAAACTATTTACTCGTCCAAGACGATTTGGAAAAACATTGAATATGTCGATGCTGAGATACTTTTTTGATGTTAAGAATAAAGATGAGAACAGGAGATTGTTTGAAGGGTTGAATATTTCTAAAAGTGAGTATTTTTACATGCAGGGGAATTTTCCTGTGATTTCGATTTCATTTAGAAATTATGATGAAGAAAACTGGGAAAATGGATTTAAGGCTATCAAAGGAATTGTAAAAAGGTTATATTCAGATTATAAATTTTTAATTGAAAAAATGGATGAGATTGAAATTGAAGAATTTAATTCTGTGCGAAGAGGATTAGATTCGGTAGAATGGGAGGCTTCTTTACTCAATTTGTCAAAATATTTGTATGAATATTATGGAAAAAAGGTGATTGTGTTGATTGATGAATATGATCAGCCTATAATAAATTCGTATATAAAAGGGAATTATGAAAAAGCCATAAGTTTTTTTAAAAGTTTTTATGGATTAGTTTTAAAAGATAACGAGTATCTTGAAATGGGAGTTATGACTGGAATTTTAAGGGTTGCAAAGGAAAATATTTTTTCTGGATTGAATAATTTAGAAGTTCACACAATTTTAGATGATGAATTTACAGAATATTTTGGGTTTATGGAAGATGAAGTGGAGAAAGCGCTTGAAGATTTTGGTTTGGAGTATGAATTGAAGGATGTCCAAAAATGGTATAATGGATATTTATTTGGAAATAGAAAAGTTTATAATCCGTGGTCTATTGTCAACTTTTTAAAAAATGGAAACTTGAAACCTTATTGGGTAAATACAAGTGGAAATGCTCTTATTAAATTATATTTGAAAAAGCTAAGAGACAGTATTTTTGATGATTTCACAAAACTTTTGAATAAAAAAAGTATCTTAAAAATTATTAATGATAATATGACTTTTGGTAATTTAAAAGCTAATTTTGAAAAAAATATTTGGAATTTATTTTTTCATAGCGGTTACTTGACTTTGGCAGAAAAATACAATGAAAATGATGTTTATTTGAAAATACCGAATGAAGAGATATTGAAAATGTTTTCAGAAATGTTTATAGAAGTATACTTTGACGATTATGAAAAATTTTTGTATATGTCAGATGCTTTAAGAAAAGGAGATATTTCAAATTTCAAAAAATATCTAAAAGAAATTCTATTGGAAAATGCTGGAATATTTGATGTGAGTGGAACTTACAAAGAGCAATTTTATCACGGATTGATGTTAGGATTAGTTTTAATTTTAAAAAATGAATACGAAATTACATCGAATAATTTTGCAGGAAAAGGGAGATATGATTTACTTTTAAAACCTAAAAATATTTTGGAAGGAAAAGAAGGGATTATTATTGAGTTGAAAATTATTAATGAAGTGAAAAATTTAAATGATAATAAAATTCATGAAAAACTTGAAAAAGAATGTGAAGTTGCATTAAAACAGATTGATAAGAAAGAATATAGTTCAGTTTTAAAAAATGCTGGGATTGAAAAAGTTTTGAAAATTGGGATTGCGTTTATGGGGAAAGAATTTGAAATAAAGTTTGAAAGAGAATAA
- a CDS encoding flavodoxin produces MNKVLVAYFSATGTTKKVAEKLAKATGGNLFEIKPQVEYTSEDLNWNDKKSRSSVEMNDEFSRPEIENVVENIDDYDTVFVGFPVWWYIPPRIIQTFIEKHNLSGKKIITFATSGGSGIKGSTDFLKKNYSELNIIEGKRFGWNESLESIGAWVEKIKKF; encoded by the coding sequence ATGAATAAAGTATTAGTGGCTTACTTTTCAGCGACAGGGACAACAAAAAAAGTTGCAGAAAAATTGGCGAAAGCAACTGGGGGGAATTTGTTTGAGATAAAGCCGCAAGTTGAGTATACTTCTGAGGATTTGAACTGGAACGACAAAAAAAGTAGAAGTTCAGTGGAAATGAATGATGAATTTAGCCGTCCAGAAATTGAAAATGTTGTAGAGAATATTGATGATTATGATACTGTGTTTGTTGGATTTCCAGTTTGGTGGTATATTCCGCCTCGTATTATTCAGACTTTTATTGAAAAACATAATTTGAGCGGAAAAAAGATAATCACTTTTGCGACATCAGGTGGAAGTGGAATAAAAGGCTCAACAGATTTTTTGAAAAAAAATTATTCGGAATTGAATATTATTGAAGGCAAAAGATTTGGGTGGAATGAAAGCTTGGAAAGCATTGGAGCTTGGGTAGAAAAAATAAAAAAATTTTAA